A window of the Trichoplusia ni isolate ovarian cell line Hi5 chromosome 4, tn1, whole genome shotgun sequence genome harbors these coding sequences:
- the LOC113492943 gene encoding uncharacterized protein LOC113492943, whose protein sequence is MLFLMVVIIFSNVAYVSNKNAGTTIFDLAKANFDCWTEEEIAKLRARKTFEELVPPPVSPDRVNTRYIKDTLRYYRNALRNVGREVDDKSAEILKEALSDTIGAHLKSETLPTVRFAYYAGYVPYRNARQLHNFYDQIKVTLNTQGLGWKRPERVPQWSNLTVAKIVIGSGKLLDPCSCLVTRRDSNNCIHLPSPRLDDENQPSAIALPFKVDGLVSLLSPNSENILLKYYTTASRCILHSSPESCRHADFVNFNNELWHWMKRDVAPHLVDEKLYAAYGGVLRIAAAVQNYGKGLSRRNLFEYQEAAVSKWNPWKTLTQSYLYINADWTPKLYILLVFLTALAICLLQICYNYVFGDADACGCKGRTRGPSFSKEVAYTKVDSSFPAVLPHQSAIYYSDKKRIKRPPSRSKTSSLGSIRTQKVYDLNENTEKLMAIIMSDNEDSDVGSSPSKMDSEEECEGKRLTDLRESPRPRSPPKIETSVAQLTIDRVQSSDKKNSMPMYSTSTLTRSDLTYCPEKLLSDTGWSATSTSSSGKTLSSTSSKSHSRRSRSSRDLAWARHVISRHSRRGAAHSTTGTELDANSFLTPPSRR, encoded by the coding sequence atgttatttcttatggttgttataatattttctaatgtaGCTTACGTTAGCAATAAAAATGCAGGTACTACAATATTCGATCTTGCAAAAGCCAATTTCGATTGCTGGACGGAAGAAGAGATAGCCAAGTTGAGGGCTCGCAAAACATTCGAGGAGTTGGTACCGCCGCCAGTGAGCCCAGACAGAGTAAACACCCGATACATCAAGGACACTCTGAGGTATTACAGAAATGCGTTGCGAAATGTGGGCCGCGAAGTGGACGATAAGTCGGCCGAAATACTCAAAGAAGCCTTGTCTGACACTATCGGAGCTCATCTCAAGAGTGAAACCCTGCCTACTGTTCGATTTGCATATTATGCCGGTTATGTGCCATACAGGAATGCAAGACAACTTCACAATTTTTATGATCAAATCAAAGTTACTTTAAACACTCAGGGGTTAGGCTGGAAACGGCCTGAACGAGTACCCCAGTGGTCGAATTTAACCGTCGCCAAGATTGTGATTGGATCGGGAAAACTCTTAGACCCCTGCTCTTGTCTGGTTACGCGACGTGATTCTAATAATTGCATTCACTTACCTTCGCCTAGGTTGGATGACGAAAACCAGCCATCAGCTATTGCATTGCCATTTAAAGTGGACGGATTGGTGAGTTTACTATCTCCTAATTCGgaaaatattctgttaaaataCTACACTACGGCATCGAGATGCATATTGCACAGTTCTCCAGAAAGTTGTCGCCATGCAGATTTCGTTAATTTTAACAATGAGCTGTGGCACTGGATGAAACGTGATGTTGCACCTCATTTAGTCGACGAAAAGTTATACGCAGCCTACGGTGGTGTGCTAAGAATAGCAGCTGCTGTACAAAACTACGGAAAAGGTTTGTCTCGGCGTAATCTCTTTGAATACCAAGAAGCCGCCGTAAGTAAATGGAATCCTTGGAAAACGCTCACACAGTCGTATCTGTATATAAACGCAGATTGGACACCTAAACTTTATATCCTACTGGTATTTCTGACTGCATTGGCTATTTGCCTTTTGCAGATTTGTTATAACTACGTATTCGGGGATGCAGATGCTTGTGGTTGTAAAGGTAGAACGAGAGGCCCATCTTTCTCCAAAGAAGTAGCGTATACGAAAGTAGATAGTAGTTTCCCAGCTGTATTGCCTCATCAAAGTGCTATTTACTACAGTGATAAAAAGCGTATAAAACGCCCACCATCTAGAAGTAAAACGTCCTCTTTAGGATCTATTCGGACACAAAAAGTGTATGATTTGAATGAGAATACAGAAAAACTGATGGCCATCATAATGAGTGACAATGAGGATTCTGATGTAGGATCATCACCGTCGAAGATGGACAGTGAAGAAGAATGTGAAGGAAAACGTTTGACTGATTTGAGAGAGTCTCCTAGACCAAGAAGCCCGCCCAAAATAGAGACATCCGTAGCTCAGTTGACGATAGATAGAGTTCAGTCTTCCGACAAAAAGAATTCGATGCCAATGTATTCAACTAGTACTCTAACTCGCTCTGATCTGACGTACTGCCCTGAGAAATTGTTAAGTGACACAGGTTGGTCAGCTACCAGTACCAGTTCATCAGGTAAAACTCTAAGTTCCACAAGTTCCAAGTCCCACAGCAGAAGATCAAGAAGTTCCCGTGACCTCGCATGGGCCCGACACGTGATATCCAGGCATTCTCGAAGAGGTGCGGCACATTCTACCACTGGCACAGAATTAGATGCTAACTCTTTCTTAACACCACCGTCGCGCCGGTAG